From the Cryptomeria japonica chromosome 2, Sugi_1.0, whole genome shotgun sequence genome, one window contains:
- the LOC131859953 gene encoding uncharacterized protein LOC131859953 has translation MVWSPPASHFKLNFDGAARGGLAASGGIIIIHLGAPVAAYAGNLNGHSSNQVEAMALAWGIRLTLTMGIRIMDIKGDSKLIIDVVKGRNRLNWTIEGTIRDTLRLISGHDSFKIMHVYREGNRVVDALAALGLNFSSLRCWRNHNSLPDHVNFLLQEEKSKIPIND, from the coding sequence ATGGTTTGGTCCCCTCCAGCCTCCCAtttcaaactcaactttgatggggctgctaggGGGGGTCTAGCTGCTAGTGGagggattatcataatccactTGGGGGCCCCTGTTGCTGCTTATGCGGGCAACctgaatgggcattcctctaatcaggTTGAAGCAATGGCCTTAGCCTGGGGAATCCGTCTCACCCTCACCATGGGAATCAGGATTATGGATATTAAGGGTGACTCTaagctcatcattgatgttgtcaaagggcggAATAGGCTCAATTGGaccattgagggaaccatcagggacaccttGAGGCTCATCTCCGGGCATGATTCATTCAAAATTATGCATGTCTACAGGGAAGGCAACAGAGTGGTAGATGCTTTGGCTGCCCTTGGCCTAAATTTTTCTAGTTTGAGATGCTGGAGGAACCATAATTCCCTCccagaccatgttaacttccttcttcaGGAAGAGAAATCTAAAATTCCTATCAATGATTGA